A single window of Syntrophotalea acetylenica DNA harbors:
- a CDS encoding pyruvate, water dikinase regulatory protein — translation MTTPQVIYLMSDATGETAEKIVNAVLTQFRDKPVRLRRISNVRNETAVLQGIGEVMQHKGMVVYTVVNRALAQFIQETCENRGILAFDLVTPLLSQFSKFFGRSPGQTPGLLHDMDDDYFRRIEAVEFTVKHDDGQEVRHLLQADIVLVGVSRTSKTPLSTYLAHLGWKVANVPLVLGIEPPKELFQVDPKRVVGLYIDPQRLVELRVARLKHLGQDPRAAYADLGEIEEEIRYAKILFRRQGWPTVNVSGKALEETANEVLVKMNLK, via the coding sequence ATGACCACGCCCCAAGTCATTTATCTGATGTCCGACGCCACCGGCGAAACCGCCGAGAAGATTGTCAATGCGGTCCTGACCCAGTTCCGGGACAAGCCGGTGCGGTTGCGGCGCATCAGCAATGTGCGCAATGAAACCGCCGTGCTGCAGGGTATCGGTGAGGTCATGCAACACAAGGGCATGGTCGTCTATACGGTCGTCAACCGGGCGCTGGCGCAGTTTATCCAGGAGACCTGTGAAAACCGGGGGATTCTGGCTTTTGACCTGGTGACGCCCCTGCTTTCCCAGTTTTCCAAGTTTTTCGGGCGTTCGCCCGGGCAAACGCCGGGCTTGCTGCACGATATGGATGATGACTATTTTCGTCGCATCGAAGCGGTGGAATTCACCGTCAAGCACGACGACGGGCAGGAGGTGCGGCACCTGTTGCAGGCGGATATCGTGCTGGTCGGGGTTTCCCGGACCAGCAAAACGCCCCTTTCAACCTACCTGGCCCACCTCGGCTGGAAGGTCGCCAATGTGCCGCTGGTGCTGGGGATCGAACCGCCCAAGGAGCTGTTTCAGGTCGATCCGAAGCGGGTCGTCGGGTTGTATATCGACCCCCAGCGGCTGGTGGAGCTGCGTGTCGCCCGCCTTAAACATCTGGGTCAGGATCCGCGTGCCGCCTACGCCGATCTGGGGGAGATCGAGGAGGAAATTCGCTATGCCAAAATTCTGTTCCGACGCCAGGGGTGGCCTACTGTCAATGTTTCCGGCAAGGCACTGGAGGAAACTGCCAACGAGGTGCTGGTCAAAATGAATCTGAAATGA
- a CDS encoding lytic transglycosylase domain-containing protein, with the protein MPFDCRSLFLATVLLGLCSACTPKPQAPPPLPGSAPDPGQPAAALDDQDLQWRTWLEDLGEEALAQGISKEVLHDALADLQPAPELLMPRHKQAEFALSKQEYVQRLASEQRFQAGLKRKDELRDLLQKIEWRYGVPEAYLLALWAIESDFGKGANRHPVIRALATQAWRSQRPAFFRKQLLAALQILDQERMPSEQLRGSWAGAMGHFQFIPTTYLDYAVDFNDDGKRDIWTDVEDALASAASYLVRAGWQRQTAWGWRIDLPAAFDRTLADPGVKKSLADWRALGLPAVAGSDEVQAALLLPDGPQGPAFLVTDNLRVLMRWNRSVAFALAVGHLADRFEQADRNIPVEGPASPL; encoded by the coding sequence ATGCCGTTTGATTGCCGTAGCCTTTTTTTAGCCACCGTTTTGCTGGGCTTGTGTTCCGCCTGCACACCGAAACCTCAGGCTCCGCCCCCTCTGCCGGGGTCCGCGCCGGATCCGGGCCAGCCGGCAGCGGCCCTTGACGATCAGGATCTGCAATGGCGCACCTGGCTGGAAGATCTCGGCGAGGAAGCCCTGGCGCAGGGTATCAGCAAAGAGGTACTGCACGACGCGCTGGCGGACCTGCAGCCGGCTCCGGAACTGCTCATGCCCCGCCATAAACAGGCCGAGTTCGCTCTCTCCAAACAGGAATACGTGCAGCGTCTCGCCTCCGAGCAGCGTTTTCAGGCAGGGCTGAAACGAAAGGACGAACTGCGGGATCTGCTGCAAAAGATAGAGTGGCGCTATGGCGTTCCGGAAGCCTACCTGCTGGCCCTGTGGGCGATTGAAAGCGACTTCGGCAAGGGTGCAAACCGCCACCCGGTGATCCGTGCCCTGGCCACACAGGCGTGGCGTAGCCAACGGCCGGCCTTTTTCCGCAAGCAATTGCTGGCCGCGTTGCAGATCCTCGATCAGGAGCGCATGCCAAGCGAGCAGCTGCGCGGTTCCTGGGCCGGCGCCATGGGACATTTCCAGTTCATCCCCACCACCTATCTCGACTATGCGGTCGATTTCAACGACGATGGGAAACGGGATATCTGGACCGATGTGGAGGATGCACTGGCCTCCGCGGCCAGCTACCTGGTCCGGGCGGGGTGGCAAAGACAAACAGCCTGGGGGTGGAGAATCGACCTGCCGGCGGCCTTCGATCGCACCCTGGCCGATCCGGGGGTCAAAAAGAGCCTGGCCGACTGGCGCGCGCTGGGCCTGCCTGCCGTGGCCGGCAGCGACGAGGTGCAGGCCGCACTGCTATTGCCCGACGGACCGCAGGGACCGGCCTTCCTGGTCACCGACAACCTGCGGGTGCTGATGCGCTGGAACCGCTCCGTTGCCTTCGCGCTGGCGGTCGGACATCTGGCGGATCGCTTCGAGCAGGCCGACCGGAACATTCCGGTCGAGGGACCCGCCTCGCCGCTTTAA